The Novosphingobium kaempferiae genome includes a window with the following:
- a CDS encoding HU family DNA-binding protein translates to MNNSELADVIAADHGLAKTDARKIVDAVFDAIGNAAAKGEEVSLNGFGKFKVKDSPEREGRNPATGEAMTIKASKKLGFTAAKGVKDKLNA, encoded by the coding sequence ATGAACAACAGCGAGCTCGCAGACGTTATCGCCGCCGATCACGGCCTCGCCAAGACCGATGCCCGCAAGATCGTCGATGCCGTCTTCGACGCCATCGGCAACGCGGCGGCGAAAGGCGAGGAGGTTTCGCTCAACGGTTTCGGCAAGTTCAAGGTCAAGGACAGCCCGGAGCGTGAAGGCCGCAACCCTGCGACGGGCGAGGCCATGACCATCAAGGCGTCGAAGAAGCTCGGTTTCACGGCCGCCAAGGGCGTGAAGGACAAGCTCAACGCTTAA
- the aac(6') gene encoding aminoglycoside 6'-N-acetyltransferase has protein sequence MIVRIEFAGATDLDDWAALRAALWPDGSTAEHRKDLVDLMAEHQPIVGFLARDLRGTLVGFAEAALRIDYVNGCETSPVAFLEGLFVAKECRRQGIGRGLVEAVEAWARLKGCTEMASDALMENTVSHAMHAALDFEETERVVFFRKVLDPAPRLS, from the coding sequence ATGATCGTACGCATCGAATTTGCGGGCGCCACCGACCTCGATGATTGGGCTGCCCTACGCGCCGCGCTCTGGCCGGATGGCTCAACGGCGGAGCACCGGAAGGATCTGGTCGACTTGATGGCCGAGCATCAACCTATCGTCGGCTTCCTTGCGCGCGATCTGCGGGGCACTTTGGTCGGGTTTGCCGAAGCCGCCTTGCGGATCGACTACGTCAACGGATGCGAGACATCCCCCGTCGCGTTCCTCGAAGGGCTCTTTGTTGCAAAGGAGTGTCGCCGCCAAGGCATCGGCCGCGGGCTCGTCGAAGCGGTCGAAGCATGGGCTCGGCTCAAGGGTTGTACCGAAATGGCTTCCGATGCCCTTATGGAGAACACGGTTTCCCACGCCATGCACGCGGCGCTTGATTTCGAGGAAACCGAGCGGGTGGTGTTCTTTCGCAAGGTTCTCGATCCGGCGCCACGCTTGAGTTAA